A DNA window from Mytilus edulis chromosome 14, xbMytEdul2.2, whole genome shotgun sequence contains the following coding sequences:
- the LOC139502459 gene encoding serine/threonine-protein phosphatase 6 regulatory ankyrin repeat subunit B-like — translation MSFRSLKEDREHTKENVRIHRKAGKRRSNSAPTIHADKTKDVNATDNKGRTSLYYAAKYGEIEIVRHLLNNGGDPDLHDKVSNYPIHEAVDNGHVEVLELLIYKGCNVNVQNLSGQTPLMRAALFDDLEALKVLIKSDCNLNEVDCTGKTALLVGLQEGHDVVSRYLIKSGCDVNMVDRLGQSALYFAIHRSSAPSVSMCQKLYRNGYNAENDSEWLTKDLHQKLTQNGNGLFSRVMRKLRIQKSKIDLYNIDDLISDDYVDFDNSRKL, via the exons ATGAGCTTTCGTTCATTGAAAGAGGACAGGGAGCATACGAAAGAAAATGTTCGAATTCACAGAAAAGCGGGAAAACGGAGATCAAACTCCGCACCAACTATTCATGCTGATAAAACAAAGGATGTTAATGCAACTGACAATAAAGGAAGAACTTCTTTGTACTATGCAGCAAAatatggtgaaattgaaatcgtCAGACATCTTTTGAATAACGGAGGTGATCcagatttacatgataaagtatCGAATTATCCGATACACGAAGCAGTGGATAATGGCCATGTGGAAGTTTTGGAATTACTGATATACAAAG GTTGCAATGTAAATGTTCAAAATCTGTCAGGACAGACTCCATTAATGAGAGCAGCCCTTTTTGATGATTTAGAAGCTCTTAAAGTGCTGATTAAATCAG ATTGTAATTTGAATGAAGTAGACTGTACCGGCAAAACGGCTCTATTGGTTGGTTTACAAGAAGGCCATGATGTTGTGTCTAGATATTTGATCAAAAGCGGATGTGACGTCAATATGGTCGATCGACTTGGACAAAGTGCTTTATATTTCGCTATCCACAGATCCTCAGCTCCGTCTGTGTCGATGTGTCAAAAACTTTATAGAAATGGATATAATGCAGAAAATGATTCTGAATGGTTAACGAAAGACTTGCATCAAAAATTGACTCAAAATGGCAATGGATTATTTTCTCGCGTTATGCGTAAATTGAgaatacaaaaatcaaaaatagacCTTTATAATATTGATGACTTAATTTCTGATGACTATGTTGATTTTGATAATTCAAGAAAGTTGTAG